From Desulfonatronum thioautotrophicum, the proteins below share one genomic window:
- a CDS encoding (Fe-S)-binding protein yields the protein MRARIPGGVGVLLTCCGAPSHWAARNDLRDAAAAFIRHAWAELGRPRMILGCTTCRQVLREAAPEIPTRSLWEELAEIGLPEGAKPADSLLALHDPCTARDQDPVREAVRSLLRRLGQPVVEPELGGSLTECCGFGGLMDAANPDLADRVARTRAARCPEDLLAYCAMCRDSLSRSGKPVFHLLDLLFPESPDAIQPAGTAPMVRKGPGLPDRRQNRARLRQRLGGAAAPPREHHEISLVMEPEVRDAIDQRRILEDDLRQVVLGSESGKRRFADPQTGRLLASRRIGYSTFWVEYEPLSESPATYRIYRAWMHRMVVKEES from the coding sequence TTGCGGGCCCGGATTCCCGGCGGGGTCGGGGTGCTGCTGACCTGTTGCGGAGCCCCGTCCCACTGGGCCGCCAGAAACGACCTGCGTGACGCCGCCGCGGCCTTCATCCGTCATGCCTGGGCCGAGCTGGGCCGCCCCCGGATGATCCTGGGCTGCACCACCTGTCGGCAGGTTTTGCGGGAGGCGGCCCCGGAAATCCCGACCCGCTCCCTCTGGGAGGAACTGGCCGAAATCGGCCTGCCCGAGGGTGCGAAGCCTGCTGACTCGCTCCTGGCCCTGCACGATCCCTGTACAGCCCGGGATCAGGACCCGGTGCGCGAAGCCGTGCGCTCCCTGTTGCGCCGCCTGGGCCAGCCCGTGGTCGAACCGGAACTGGGCGGATCGCTGACCGAATGCTGCGGCTTTGGTGGCCTGATGGACGCCGCCAATCCCGACCTGGCCGACCGGGTGGCCCGCACTCGCGCTGCGCGGTGTCCGGAAGACCTCCTGGCCTACTGCGCCATGTGCCGGGACAGCCTGTCCCGCTCCGGCAAGCCGGTCTTTCACCTGCTGGACCTGCTGTTCCCGGAAAGCCCGGACGCGATCCAGCCCGCCGGCACCGCGCCCATGGTCCGCAAGGGACCGGGCCTGCCGGACCGCCGCCAGAACCGCGCCCGACTCAGGCAACGCCTTGGCGGGGCAGCGGCTCCCCCCAGGGAGCATCACGAAATCTCCCTGGTGATGGAGCCCGAAGTCCGGGATGCCATTGACCAGCGCCGGATACTGGAAGACGACCTGCGTCAGGTCGTCCTTGGTTCGGAATCGGGGAAGCGCCGTTTTGCCGACCCACAAACCGGTCGTCTGCTCGCATCGCGGCGTATCGGGTACTCCACGTTCTGGGTCGAGTACGAACCGCTGTCCGAATCGCCGGCCACCTACCGGATTT